The genomic segment ACCCCAGGTTCTAGTTTCTAAGAAGGAAGAACAATTTTCCCTATCTTTTTTCTTCGTATCAGGCATAATTTATCATTACCTGCCTTTGCCAAGCCACCACTCCAAAGCATTCAGATCTtagataaagataaaggttccccttgacatttagtccggtcatATCAGACTTtggggcgcagtgctcatccccgttaccaagccatagagccagcgtttgtccaaagacagtttccaaggccccgtggccagcacgactacacacggaatgccgttactttctcaccatggtggtacctatttacctacttgcatttacatacttttgaactgctaggttggcagaaacTGGGACAACtgatgagagctcactccgttgtgtggattcaatcttacgactgctggtcttctgaccctgcagcacagaggcttctgcggtttaacgcgcagtgccaccatgtctctcATCTTACCCCTAATAAAATTATTCCAGCCCCTTGAGCAGTTAAGTCACCTTTTTCTATAACATCTTTATAGTATAATGccagaaatgcagaaaatgtcAGTGGATGAAAAGACTTCAGGATAGCCTAAAAATGCTTTTGGGACGTGTGGCTGTCCATACATGTCCCACATCATGGACATGTTTATCTGgaaacagtatgtggaccaattCCATTTTACATTACTTCATGCCTTATTAAAACTGTCGTAAAATGAGTACAGAACTTTAAATGGAAACAGATAATGGTGGATCATGGGAGTGATTGACACATGTCACATGTTCCCCAACCCTCTTGCAGGCCTAGACATCAAAATGCAAAGTTCCGATTACAAGCACATTACTTTCTGCAAAGCTTTGTCAGCTTCTGCATTTTTATAACTGTTCAATTTTATTGCTTATAAAGTGATCCAGATGGCACTTTGTTCTTCAGTAAGTGATGTTTTAATTGTGAAAGTATCCACTCCAACGGAAATTATTGTGGAAGCTGGGACAGATGTAAAGATTCCATGCACATTCGTATCCTCAGAGGACATCAGTGCTGCAACATCCGTCACTTGGAGCTTTCAACAGGAGGGATCAACTGCTCGTCCCATAACGGTAAGAGCCAATGATTGAGGTGAGACAAGATTTGAGTAGGAGCTTGTAGCACAAGTGGGTCATTTCAGTGATGCTCCTTATTTTTGCCACTCACACAAGGCATCTTCTTGTAACTGCTGTTGATCTTGGGATTATGTCACTGAATCTTGGCCACTGTAACACTTGGCATGTAGTAAAAACCCCAAACTGTGGTTTTCAAATAATGCACACATTTTACTTCTGATCTTTCCCCtttatttgatttctttgtgACTCCAATGAAATAAACGTGTTGCTCTATTAAGCTCACTGTAAGGCTCACAACCAAGTTTTATTCATGGCTGCTTGCAGACTCAGTGGGGCTTACAAGAGGCTAATGCCTGGACTTTGGGGATGAGGTGCTCTCCTGCTTGGTCCATGAACAACCTCAGGTGGAGCTTATTCCCACATAAACATTCATAAGATTGAAAACTGTAATGACCTTACTGTGCTTCTTGAATCTGTTTCTGGTTTTCCTCATCTCCCATTTTGACAATGATGCCATTTCTCCCTGTACTCCTTACAGGTAGGCTTAAGGTTTTTCCTCAAAtggctttcctctctttccttttaaagtcTGTCTCAGTTTCCTGCCATGTAACACTGCTTTCCTTTGTGATATGTGGTCTCTCTGTTCTCTTAGATCCCAGAAATGCTCATGTATATTTGTGTTTATGTATATTGTGTTTATGTTCTGATTGCAAGGATTTTTCAAGTGAACCATATTTCTTGTGGAATTTACTAATTGAAACCCTAGATTCTTGTCTTGGACATAGTGCTTACTTGAGAGTATCCTCCATTTAAATGTGTGGGACTTTCATCAGGATAAACATGCATCAGACTGGGCAGTAAGTAGGAGTGACCGTTCTTAAGGGTAAAAAAATAATGGGTTGTGGTTGATTGGCTGCTTTATCTTCTCTGAATTTATTGCACATTATGCACAGAATCCAAGGTCTAGAAACTCAAGTCTTCAGTACTGTGAAAAATTATCTGTAGAGAGCTAGATCTTGGAAATATCTAGTTGGtgatgtaaaatatgaataattaaATGTTTATGCAGAATTAATGTATCTGTCTGTGTAATTACAGTTTTTCTATTATTCTGATGGAAAAGAATATCTTGGGAAGAACACACCATTCAAAGACCGAAGCAGCTTTGTTGGAAACTTTAGCCAGAGAGATGCATCAATCAAGATAGCAAATGTCCAGCCTGTAGATAATGGCACCTATTTCTGTGATGTTAAGAATCCTCCAGACATAGTTGTTGATCCAGGGCAAGTCCAACTCACAGTTCTGGAGAGAGAAATGCCAGTGGGTCATGGAAGAGCAGCTGCCACCCCTGAAAGTGCCACTGTCATGACTGCAACCAAATCCCCAAACTCGGGAAACATTGCACTTAATGGGCTGATGGTTTGGCCACTTGTACTTCACTTCTGCTGCATCCTAGCTTTTTCTCCAGGCTGTTTGTTCTGAAATAAAGAACATCTCCTAAGGTAATTAGAATGTTCTCTACTATCTGACTTACTCTGATGTATCACCATGAAATTGGAAAGGATTTGGAATGAAGGTCCATCTAGCCAGGGAAAGCTGCAGCGATCCAGTTTGTGCTTAAAGAGCTCTTTGGTGCAACCTAATTTATCTCACATTTGagtaatccttccattcacatgagagacatttcttcttccatgagaaagatccagacagcacttccatttcttctccttcctgacGCCTCCTTTCCCACaaccccccttccctgccttttctcaccTACCAGCCATGGCGACTCCCTTGCTTTTAACATTTTCCTCCCTGATGCAGTCAGCTCTGAATCAGATATAAAACAAGTACAAAAGGGCACCTCCAGTGTATTTAGAATTGCACTGAG from the Pogona vitticeps strain Pit_001003342236 chromosome 3, PviZW2.1, whole genome shotgun sequence genome contains:
- the LOC110088664 gene encoding myelin protein zero-like protein 1: MVAEPAAAAAAAAAEGGSPMKREISSTRAPARWLLTAGAFVHLIQMALCSSVSDVLIVKVSTPTEIIVEAGTDVKIPCTFVSSEDISAATSVTWSFQQEGSTARPITFFYYSDGKEYLGKNTPFKDRSSFVGNFSQRDASIKIANVQPVDNGTYFCDVKNPPDIVVDPGQVQLTVLEREMPVGHGRAAATPESATVMTATKSPNSGNIALNGLMVWPLVLHFCCILAFSPGCLF